A genomic segment from Corylus avellana chromosome ca5, CavTom2PMs-1.0 encodes:
- the LOC132181836 gene encoding protein AGENET DOMAIN (AGD)-CONTAINING P1, which yields MAFFWGDEVEVCSKLDGFVGSHYAGTVVAEYRHKTYAVRYKTLVTEDDECRPLVEVVGEDEMRPEPPKVLASGFALFEEVDAFDNDGWWVGKITGRKGSNYYVLFDKYGEEIAYPFSQLRAHLEWVGGKWVSPKKRVVF from the coding sequence ATGGCGTTTTTCTGGGGCGATGAGGTGGAAGTCTGCAGCAAACTAGATGGGTTTGTTGGTTCCCACTACGCCGGCACGGTGGTGGCAGAATATAGACACAAAACCTACGCAGTGCGGTACAAGACCCTCGTCACAGAGGACGATGAATGTCGGCCGCTGGTGGAGGTGGTCGGTGAGGACGAGATGAGGCCTGAGCCACCCAAAGTTTTGGCATCTGGGTTTGCTTTGTTTGAAGAGGTTGATGCGTTTGACAATGATGGTTGGTGGGTGGGGAAGATCACTGGCAGGAAAGGCTCAAACTACTATGTCTTGTTTGATAAATATGGGGAAGAGATTGCCTACCCGTTTTCTCAGTTGAGGGCTCATCTTGAATGGGTCGGTGGCAAGTGGGTTTCTCCAAAGAAAAGGGtggtgttttga
- the LOC132180458 gene encoding phosphoenolpyruvate carboxylase 2-like, which yields MAARKLEKLASIDAQLRLLAPGKVSEDDKLVEYDALLLDRFLDILQDLHGEDIKETVQDCYELSAEYEGKRDPHKLEELGNVLTSLDPGDSIVVAKSFSHMLNLANLAEEVQIAYRRRIKLKKGDFADESSATTESDIEETFKRLVGQLKKSPQEVFEALKNQTLDLVLTAHPTQSVRRSLLQKHARVRNCLTQLYAKDITPDDKQELDEALQREIQAAFRTDEIKRTPPTPQDEMRAGMSYFHETIWKGVPKFLRRVDTALKNIGINERVPYNAPLIQFSSWMGGDRDGNPRVTPEVTRDVCLLARMMAANLYFSQIEDLMFELSMWRCCDELRVRADELHRSSKKDAKHYIEFWKQVPPNEPYRVILGDVRDKLYNTRERARQILANGISDIPEDAAFTNVEQFLEPLELCYRSLCSCGDRPIADGSLLDFLRQVSTFGLSLVKLDIRQESDRHTDVIDAITKHLGIGSYKEWSEEHRQKWLLSELSGKRPLFGPDLPKTDEIADVLDTFHVISELPSDNFGAYIISMATSPSDVLAVELLQRECHVKKPLRVVPLFEKLADLEAAPAAVARLFSIDWYRNRINGKQEVMIGYSDSGKDAGRLSAAWQLYKAQEELIKVAKQYGVKLTMFHGRGGTVGRGGGPTHLAILSQPPDTIQGSLRVTVQGEVIEQSFGEEHLCFRTLQRFTAATLEHGMHPPVSPKPEWRALLDEMAVIATKEYRSIVFQEPRFVEYFRRATPELEYGRMNIGSRPSKRKPSGGIESLRAIPWIFAWTQTRFHLPVWLGFGAAFRHIIEKDIKNLHMLREMYNQWPFFRVTIDLVEMVFAKGDPGIAALYDNLLVSEDLWSFGELLRANYEETKQLLLQVAGHKDLLEGDPYLRQRLRLRDSYITTLNVCQAYTLKRIRDPDYDVKTRPHLSKECMESSKPAAELVKLNPMSEYAPGLEDTLILTMKGIAAGMQNTG from the exons atggcGGCTCGAAAGTTAGAGAAGTTGGCTTCAATTGACGCTCAATTGAGGCTATTGGCGCCAGGGAAGGTGTCTGAGGATGACAAGCTGGTGGAGTATGATGCTTTGCTGTTGGATCGGTTCCTAGATATTCTTCAAGATTTGCATGGCGAGGATATCAAAGAAACG GTTCAAGATTGTTATGAGCTTTCAGCTGAATATGAAGGGAAGCGTGACCCTCATAAGTTGGAGGAGCTTGGGAATGTCTTAACGAGTTTGGATCCCGGGGACTCAATCGTCGTTGCTAAATCATTTTCTCACATGCTTAATTTGGCCAACTTGGCCGAGGAAGTTCAGATTGCTTACAGAAGGAGGATCAAGTTAAAGAAGGGAGATTTTGCTGATGAGAGCTCTGCAACAACTGAATCAGACATTGAGGAGACTTTCAAGAGGCTTGTGGGACAACTGAAGAAGTCCCCTCAAGAAGTGTTTGAGGCCTTGAAGAACCAGACTTTAGATTTGGTCCTAACTGCACATCCCACTCAGTCTGTGAGAAGATCTTTGCTTCAAAAGCATGCAAG GGTAAGGAATTGTTTAACTCAGTTGTATGCCAAAGACATAACTCCTGATGATAAGCAAGAACTTGACGAGGCTTTGCAAAGGGAG ATTCAAGCTGCATTTCGTACTGATGAAATAAAAAGGACACCCCCAACTCCACAAGATGAGATGAGGGCAGGAATGAGCTACTTCCATGAGACAATATGGAAAGGTGTACCAAAATTCTTACGCCGTGTTGACACAGCTTTGAAGAACATAGGAATCAATGAACGTGTTCCTTACAATGCCCCTCTTATTCAATTCTCTTCTTGGATGGGTGGGGATCGTGATg GAAACCCCCGGGTTACTCCTGAAGTTACAAGGGACGTATGCTTACTGGCTAGAATGATGGCTGCTAATTTGTACTTTTCCCAGATCGAGGATCTCATGTTTGAG TTGTCTATGTGGCGTTGCTGTGATGAGCTACGTGTTCGTGCTGACGAACTTCATAGGTCctcaaagaaagatgcaaaaCACTACATAG AGTTTTGGAAACAAGTTCCTCCAAATGAGCCATATCGTGTTATTCTTGGTGATGTAAGGGACAAGTTGTATAACACACGTGAACGTGCGCGTCAGATATTAGCTAATGGGATCTCTGATATTCCTGAGGATGCAGCTTTCACCAATGTTGAGCAG TTCCTGGAGCCTCTCGAACTCTGTTACAGGTCACTGTGCTCTTGTGGTGACCGGCCTATAGCCGATGGAAGCCTTCTTGATTTCTTACGACAAGTTTCTACATTTGGGCTTTCACTTGTCAAACTTGATATCCGGCAAGAATCTGACAGGCACACTGATGTTATTGATGCTATCACAAAGCACTTGGGCATTGGTTCTTATAAAGAATGGTCAGAGGAACACAGGCAAAAATGGCTCTTGTCTGAGCTCAGTGGCAAGCGCCCTCTTTTTGGGCCTGATCTTCCCAAAACCGATGAAATCGCTGATGTATTGGATACTTTCCATGTCATTTCAGAACTTCCCTCAGACAACTTTGGTGCCTATATAATCTCAATGGCAACATCCCCATCTGATGTGCTTGCTGTTGAGCTTTTACAACGTGAATGTCATGTTAAGAAGCCATTAAGGGTTGTCCCACTGTTTGAAAAACTTGCTGATCTTGAGGCTGCTCCTGCTGCTGTGGCTCGTCTCTTTTCAATAGACTGGTACAGAAACCGGATCAATGGGAAGCAAGAAGTCATGATAGGGTACTCAGATTCCGGAAAAGATGCTGGCCGGCTCTCTGCTGCTTGGCAGTTATATAAGGCTCAAGAAGAGCTAATAAAGGTGGCTAAGCAATATGGAGTTAAGCTTACAATGTTCCATGGTCGTGGAGGGACAGTTGGTAGGGGTGGAGGGCCCACCCATCTTGCTATACTATCTCAGCCACCTGACACGATTCAGGGTTCGCTTCGTGTGACAGTTCAAGGTGAAGTTATTGAACAGTCTTTTGGGGAGGAGCACTTGTGCTTTAGAACACTCCAGCGTTTCACAGCTGCTACACTTGAGCACGGTATGCATCCACCTGTCTCGCCTAAGCCCGAATGGCGTGCACTCCTGGACGAGATGGCAGTTATTGCAACGAAGGAATACCGTTCCATAGTTTTCCAGGAACCTCGATTTGTTGAGTACTTCCGCCGT GCAACACCAGAGTTGGAATATGGTCGGATGAACATTGGGAGTCGTCCATCAAAAAGGAAGCCAAGTGGAGGGATTGAATCACTCCGTGCAATCCCGTGGATCTTTGCATGGACCCAGACAAGGTTTCATCTACCAGTGTGGCTTGGATTTGGGGCAGCATTTAGGCACATAATTGAGAAGGACATAAAGAATCTCCATATGCTTCGGGAGATGTATAATCAGTGGCCTTTCTTCAGGGTCACAATTGACCTAGTTGAGATGGTGTTTGCCAAGGGGGACCCTGGAATTGCTGCTCTGTATGACAATCTCCTGGTGTCAGAAGACCTATGGTCTTTTGGGGAGCTATTAAGGGCCAACTATGAAGAAACCAAGCAGCTTCTCCTCCAG GTTGCAGGACATAAGGATCTTCTTGAAGGAGACCCATATTTGAGGCAGAGACTCCGCCTTCGTGACTCATACATCACAACCCTTAATGTGTGCCAAGCCTACACACTGAAACGGATCCGTGATCCCGACTACGACGTGAAGACGAGACCACACTTGTCGAAGGAATGCATGGAATCGAGCAAGCCGGCTGCCGAGCTTGTGAAGCTTAACCCCATGAGTGAGTATGCTCCAGGTTTGGAGGACACCCTTATTTTGACCATGAAAGGAATTGCTGCCGGCATGCAGAACACTGGTTAA